Proteins encoded by one window of Akkermansia muciniphila ATCC BAA-835:
- a CDS encoding multicopper oxidase domain-containing protein: MFTRTFHFLPFLCCLPILFSPSLAKTVEYDLYVRNAPVNFTGVTRQAMTINGNIPGPTLHFTEGDTAVIRVHNLMDTETSFHWHGLLVPNDQDGVPYLTSAPVKPHTTHTYTFPIIQNGTYWYHSHSGFQEQSGLYGAFIVRKRPDDPARRTEDALPEYTLVLSDWTNENPQEVNRMLHTGSDWFSIRKGSVQSYWEALRSGCMATKLLSEWKRMNAMDVSDVYYECFLLNGIPRASLPRLRGGDRIRLRIVNGASSTYFWLRYAGGKIRVVASDGKDVVPVDVDRMIIAVSETYDVILEVPESGKAFEFQATAEDTSGSSSLWLGHGERQPLRPFPKLNYFKKMKQMNGMMTMGGNMKMHHHGMPTAHSGNMEIMDMKSGSSHGRGHGNMQEDREETTLTYDMLKSPSRTTLPSGVPVKELHFMLTGNMNRYVWSINGKTLSETDRIMIREGQNVRIILTNNTMMRHPMHLHGHFFRLVNRHGDFSPLKFTADIQPMDTQVIEFNAAEKTRGNWFFHCHILYHMMSGMGRIFTYEDSPPNPQLPHPMQALQHVYDMDRKWYLSVNNDFATNGNIGNLEFGGTRWSMQGEWKIGYKDTRGYEAEGRLGRYIGEKQWLYPYIGAD, translated from the coding sequence ATGTTCACACGAACCTTCCATTTTCTTCCATTCCTGTGCTGCTTGCCGATACTCTTCTCCCCTTCTCTGGCAAAAACGGTAGAATACGATTTATATGTCCGGAACGCTCCCGTCAATTTTACCGGAGTCACACGCCAAGCCATGACCATCAATGGGAACATTCCCGGCCCCACATTGCATTTTACAGAGGGAGATACTGCGGTAATACGGGTGCATAACCTGATGGACACGGAAACTTCCTTCCATTGGCACGGCTTGCTGGTGCCCAATGACCAGGATGGAGTTCCGTACCTGACTTCCGCTCCTGTCAAGCCCCACACTACGCATACCTATACTTTTCCCATCATCCAGAACGGCACGTACTGGTACCATTCCCACAGCGGTTTTCAGGAGCAGAGCGGCCTGTACGGAGCGTTCATCGTCCGCAAACGGCCCGATGACCCGGCACGCAGGACGGAGGACGCCCTGCCGGAATATACGCTGGTACTGAGCGACTGGACGAACGAGAATCCCCAGGAGGTGAACAGAATGCTTCACACGGGCTCCGACTGGTTTTCCATCCGCAAGGGGAGTGTACAGAGCTATTGGGAGGCCCTGCGCTCCGGCTGCATGGCAACCAAGCTGTTAAGCGAATGGAAGCGCATGAACGCCATGGATGTGAGTGACGTGTATTATGAATGTTTTCTGCTCAACGGCATCCCGCGGGCTTCCCTGCCCCGGCTGAGGGGCGGCGACCGCATCAGGCTGCGCATCGTCAACGGAGCATCCTCCACCTATTTCTGGCTGAGGTATGCGGGCGGGAAAATACGCGTGGTGGCCAGCGACGGGAAAGACGTTGTTCCCGTTGACGTGGACCGCATGATAATCGCAGTTTCCGAAACTTACGACGTCATCTTGGAAGTGCCGGAATCAGGCAAGGCCTTTGAGTTCCAGGCGACGGCAGAGGATACTTCCGGGTCTTCCTCCCTGTGGCTGGGCCATGGGGAAAGGCAGCCTTTGCGCCCCTTTCCCAAGCTGAATTACTTCAAAAAGATGAAGCAAATGAATGGGATGATGACCATGGGAGGAAATATGAAGATGCATCATCACGGCATGCCGACCGCCCATTCCGGAAATATGGAGATAATGGACATGAAGTCCGGTTCCTCCCATGGGAGAGGACACGGCAACATGCAGGAGGACAGAGAAGAAACCACCCTGACGTATGACATGCTGAAGTCCCCTTCCCGCACCACTCTTCCTTCCGGCGTGCCCGTTAAGGAATTGCATTTCATGCTGACCGGTAATATGAACCGTTACGTATGGAGCATTAACGGGAAAACTCTTTCCGAGACGGACCGGATCATGATCAGGGAAGGACAGAATGTGCGCATAATCCTGACCAACAATACCATGATGAGGCATCCCATGCACCTGCACGGGCATTTTTTTCGGCTGGTGAACAGGCATGGGGATTTTTCTCCGCTCAAGTTTACAGCGGATATCCAGCCCATGGACACCCAGGTGATTGAGTTTAACGCTGCAGAGAAAACGCGCGGCAACTGGTTTTTCCACTGCCATATCCTGTACCACATGATGAGCGGCATGGGCCGGATTTTTACGTATGAGGATTCTCCCCCCAATCCTCAGCTTCCCCACCCCATGCAGGCACTTCAGCATGTTTACGACATGGACCGGAAATGGTACCTGAGCGTGAACAATGATTTCGCCACCAACGGGAACATAGGGAACCTGGAATTCGGAGGCACCCGGTGGAGCATGCAGGGAGAGTGGAAAATAGGCTACAAGGATACGCGGGGTTATGAGGCGGAAGGGAGGCTGGGCAGGTATATCGGGGAGAAGCAATGGCTTTACCCCTACATCGGGGCGGACTGA
- a CDS encoding EamA family transporter → MLCAVGIDLVFLSPYASARMPALLLTSFIWALSFGLLGNCLSGLPASFVALARMAGSFAVFLPFVRKAPLSHAVGMMGIGAVQFGGMYLFYIAAFHYLPSHQVALFTATTPIYVVLIDGLMKKNLPPLHLAAAILAAMGGAGILWKGYSSGNGELTGIVLVQLSNLCFAAGQIAYISLKNSWFGRSEASCFAYAYAGALLVTLPSGLPSGLACWQGISTVQWWLLTYLGVIASGVCFFLWNYGARRVTPVKLAIMNNLKIPLAAMTSLLLFREHSNMFLLSIGCLLILASFLIVPISLKNDA, encoded by the coding sequence ATGCTCTGCGCCGTGGGCATTGACTTGGTTTTCCTCTCTCCGTATGCTTCCGCCCGCATGCCTGCGTTGCTGCTCACGTCTTTCATTTGGGCGTTGTCATTCGGACTGCTGGGAAATTGCCTGTCCGGACTTCCCGCCAGCTTTGTCGCACTGGCACGCATGGCCGGTTCATTTGCCGTTTTTCTCCCCTTCGTCCGGAAGGCGCCCCTCAGCCATGCCGTGGGGATGATGGGGATAGGCGCCGTCCAGTTCGGAGGGATGTATCTTTTCTATATCGCTGCCTTCCACTATCTGCCTTCCCACCAGGTTGCCCTTTTTACAGCCACCACGCCGATTTATGTGGTTCTAATAGACGGCCTGATGAAAAAGAATCTTCCGCCGCTCCATCTGGCGGCGGCTATTCTTGCAGCCATGGGAGGGGCGGGAATCCTTTGGAAAGGATATTCCTCCGGTAACGGGGAGTTAACAGGAATCGTTCTGGTCCAGCTTTCCAACCTCTGCTTCGCGGCAGGTCAGATAGCCTACATTTCCCTGAAAAATTCCTGGTTCGGGAGAAGCGAAGCATCCTGCTTCGCCTATGCCTATGCAGGCGCCCTGCTGGTTACTCTGCCTTCCGGCCTGCCGTCAGGACTGGCCTGCTGGCAGGGGATTTCAACCGTGCAATGGTGGCTGCTGACCTATTTGGGCGTCATCGCTTCAGGAGTCTGTTTTTTCCTGTGGAATTACGGCGCGCGCCGGGTAACTCCCGTAAAGCTGGCGATTATGAACAATCTCAAGATTCCCCTGGCGGCCATGACTTCCCTGCTCCTGTTCAGGGAGCATTCCAACATGTTCCTTCTGTCCATCGGCTGCCTGCTTATCCTGGCCTCTTTCCTGATCGTCCCTATTTCCTTAAAAAACGACGCATAA
- a CDS encoding ABC transporter ATP-binding protein has product MPEPLLQVDNLKMYFPVRSGIFLRQAGWVKAVDDVSFNIYPGETLGLVGESGCGKSTIGKSIVRLLKPTGGSIRFNGNNIARLSQRKMRPLRPHIQMVFQDPAESLNQRQSIGQIVAEPFVIHRMGTPAARREWVRGLLDRVGLPDSAIDRFPFEFSGGQRQRIGIARALTLNPSLIILDEPVSALDVSVQSQVLNLLLELQEERKLSYLFIAHDLAVVKHISDRVAVMYLGKIVEMSDAETIYQSPKHAYTKALLDAIPEPDPSRANKHQPLPGDVPSPINPPLGSAFGHRIQHPSYPETVGADLTPVEIEPGHWVAPDPCALEPEDWNRIRQR; this is encoded by the coding sequence ATGCCGGAACCTCTCTTGCAAGTAGACAATTTGAAAATGTACTTCCCCGTCCGCTCCGGAATTTTCCTGCGGCAAGCGGGATGGGTCAAGGCTGTGGACGACGTTTCCTTCAATATTTACCCGGGGGAAACGCTGGGCCTGGTAGGGGAATCCGGCTGCGGAAAATCAACCATTGGCAAAAGCATTGTCCGCCTGCTGAAACCCACCGGGGGCTCCATCCGGTTCAACGGCAACAATATCGCCAGACTCTCCCAGCGCAAAATGAGGCCTCTGCGTCCGCACATCCAGATGGTCTTCCAGGACCCTGCGGAATCCCTCAACCAGAGGCAATCCATCGGTCAAATCGTAGCGGAACCCTTTGTCATCCACCGCATGGGCACCCCCGCCGCGCGCCGGGAATGGGTGCGCGGCCTGCTGGATCGCGTAGGGTTGCCGGACAGCGCTATTGACCGCTTCCCCTTTGAATTCTCAGGCGGGCAACGCCAGCGCATCGGCATCGCCCGCGCCCTGACGTTAAATCCCAGCCTCATTATTCTGGACGAACCCGTCTCCGCCCTTGACGTATCCGTCCAGTCCCAGGTGCTCAACCTGCTGCTGGAACTTCAGGAGGAACGCAAACTCTCTTACCTGTTTATTGCCCATGATCTGGCGGTCGTCAAACACATCTCCGACCGCGTGGCGGTCATGTATCTGGGTAAAATCGTGGAAATGTCAGATGCGGAAACCATCTATCAATCCCCCAAACATGCTTACACCAAGGCTCTTCTGGACGCTATTCCGGAACCAGACCCCTCCAGGGCCAACAAGCACCAGCCTCTGCCGGGAGACGTCCCCTCTCCCATCAACCCGCCGCTCGGCTCTGCTTTCGGCCATCGCATCCAGCACCCCTCCTATCCGGAGACGGTGGGAGCGGACCTTACCCCTGTGGAAATAGAACCGGGCCACTGGGTAGCCCCTGATCCCTGCGCTCTGGAGCCGGAAGACTGGAATAGAATCCGCCAGCGGTAA
- a CDS encoding extracellular solute-binding protein, producing MLKLSTLLRSTLSSVMLSLLLTAGSGCKDSSQSQGVGWQPNVPFGTLPPGFDSFPERWNKQINDRLAREEAAKQKEIRELRDKFFKEEDSKVREKLQSKLIADEAALSVIHRRQTEGDYIKFKTPADIPQDLKWEDGLDNPEIGDPNAKKGGVLRQWAPGSYPDTFRPNGPNSNSGFRGPLYDEIIIGLVSIHPVTGKIIPGIAHKWAESPDRRTVYFELDPDARYTDGAKVKAIDLLVNMYIRTSEYSRDVFYNNFFYQNASNITIYDDSRFSITLPFAKPLLPYYCTLFIPSPPHFYCEFGPNYVERYQWRIPPTTGAYVVKPDGIIRGRQVTLQRVPDWWAKDKKFTKYMYNVDQIVYNFIAEPSKAIELFRIGELDVLNITKPELWHERMEIPEVHNGYINRSTFYTIYPRPPYGVFLNTSKAPFNDLNVRRGFQHALNIQNIIDITFRGDYQRLNSYNSGFGKFTNPYIKARPYSPEQARAYFARAGYTIPCPDGILRKPDGTRLTAAITFPNSSPSLASTLGKLKEDARKCGLEIQLDPLDSTVAFRKIMEKRAQASFMAWGFTPPHPMNEQGFHSRYAYDERGGLITYTNNICAYADKEMDKLLDAETNAATEDELQKATWKVQQKIDDEALWVPCWTTEFIRLGYWRWVKWPNSATTQFCHPVVFDPMESYLYWVDNDIKKETMEAKREGKTFEEVDTVYDQYRYMDSIESLDNKDGGGKLPSVPVIPESGDPLEPSATEK from the coding sequence ATGCTTAAGCTGTCCACCCTCCTCCGTTCCACCCTTTCTTCCGTGATGCTGTCCCTTCTGTTGACAGCCGGGTCCGGTTGCAAGGATTCCTCCCAATCCCAGGGGGTAGGCTGGCAGCCGAATGTACCCTTCGGCACACTCCCACCGGGATTTGATTCCTTCCCGGAACGATGGAACAAACAGATCAATGACCGCCTGGCTCGTGAGGAAGCTGCCAAGCAAAAGGAAATACGGGAGCTCCGGGACAAGTTTTTTAAAGAGGAAGATTCTAAAGTCAGGGAAAAACTGCAAAGCAAGCTCATTGCGGATGAAGCCGCCCTGTCCGTCATTCACCGCAGGCAGACGGAAGGCGACTACATCAAATTCAAAACCCCGGCGGACATCCCCCAAGACCTGAAGTGGGAGGATGGACTGGACAATCCGGAGATAGGGGATCCGAACGCCAAAAAAGGAGGCGTGCTGCGCCAGTGGGCCCCCGGCTCCTATCCCGACACATTCCGGCCCAACGGCCCGAACAGCAACAGCGGTTTCCGCGGTCCCCTGTATGATGAAATCATCATCGGCCTCGTTTCCATCCATCCGGTTACGGGAAAAATCATTCCAGGAATCGCTCATAAATGGGCGGAATCCCCAGACAGGCGCACTGTTTACTTCGAACTGGATCCGGATGCCCGCTATACGGACGGAGCCAAGGTAAAGGCCATCGACCTCCTGGTGAACATGTATATCCGCACTTCGGAATACAGCCGGGACGTATTCTACAACAACTTTTTTTACCAGAACGCTTCCAACATCACCATCTACGACGACAGCCGCTTTTCCATCACACTCCCCTTCGCCAAACCTCTGCTCCCGTACTATTGCACGCTGTTCATTCCGTCCCCGCCGCATTTTTATTGCGAGTTCGGCCCCAACTACGTGGAACGCTACCAGTGGCGCATACCGCCCACTACGGGCGCTTACGTTGTCAAGCCGGACGGTATCATCCGCGGCCGCCAGGTAACGCTCCAGCGCGTGCCGGACTGGTGGGCCAAGGACAAAAAATTCACGAAATACATGTATAATGTGGATCAAATCGTGTATAATTTCATTGCGGAACCATCCAAGGCCATCGAACTCTTCCGCATTGGAGAACTGGACGTTTTGAACATCACCAAACCGGAACTATGGCACGAACGCATGGAAATACCGGAGGTTCACAACGGCTACATCAACCGCAGCACATTTTACACCATTTACCCCCGCCCTCCTTACGGAGTTTTTCTGAATACCTCCAAAGCCCCCTTCAATGACCTCAATGTTCGCCGGGGGTTCCAGCACGCACTTAATATCCAGAATATCATTGACATTACCTTCCGCGGAGACTACCAGCGGCTCAATTCCTACAATTCAGGTTTCGGCAAATTCACCAATCCTTATATCAAGGCGCGCCCCTATTCCCCGGAACAGGCCCGAGCTTATTTCGCCAGGGCGGGCTACACCATCCCCTGCCCGGACGGTATCCTCCGCAAACCGGACGGCACCCGGCTCACCGCAGCCATCACCTTCCCCAATTCATCTCCTTCCCTGGCTTCCACTCTGGGCAAGCTGAAGGAAGACGCGCGCAAGTGCGGCCTGGAAATCCAGCTTGACCCTCTGGACTCCACCGTAGCTTTCCGCAAAATCATGGAAAAACGCGCTCAGGCCTCCTTCATGGCCTGGGGATTCACTCCCCCCCATCCGATGAACGAGCAGGGGTTCCACTCCCGGTACGCCTATGATGAGCGTGGAGGCCTTATTACCTATACCAATAACATCTGCGCTTACGCGGACAAAGAAATGGACAAGCTGCTGGACGCAGAAACAAACGCAGCCACGGAAGACGAACTCCAAAAGGCCACGTGGAAAGTGCAGCAGAAAATTGATGACGAAGCCCTGTGGGTTCCCTGCTGGACCACGGAATTCATCAGACTGGGTTACTGGCGCTGGGTCAAATGGCCGAACAGTGCAACTACGCAATTCTGCCATCCCGTCGTATTTGATCCCATGGAAAGTTATCTGTACTGGGTGGATAACGATATCAAAAAGGAAACAATGGAAGCCAAGCGGGAAGGAAAAACATTCGAGGAAGTGGATACCGTGTATGACCAGTATCGCTACATGGACTCCATTGAAAGCCTGGATAACAAGGATGGCGGCGGCAAGCTGCCGTCTGTGCCTGTCATCCCGGAAAGCGGCGACCCTCTGGAACCTTCTGCCACGGAAAAATAA
- a CDS encoding ABC transporter permease subunit produces MVRKLAYLLVILAVLTAVGELCGLLLPTLSWPFTVSREMSMLNIVCTDQNNGGLLTPQGKFLWFGWVCVLVMGGLGFWLMLKGPRRFHPTPITRRRIQRFKSISRGYVSLLILLVLTLLACMDQCLVGKRALLVVQDGSWYFPAMMRKVYKGSTFGQTGDFADAEANYRELKKQAGQPGKPSLVIMPLVPYDPTGDSTNPGSEALMVNEDGLVCEAGGKPYSGLASRLHKDEEALPHISYKFRKGKKVDRATGWLEDRTEVYSATYENNNIVAEHYSGPGTKEEFLKQTDEHKISRIFYHPSPPLKGGHLLGTNTQGADILAYLYGGLQVNMKAALFYLPIVYFIGITFGMMMGYFGGMFDLGMQRLIEIFSQVPFLFIIMIISDMVPLHMKGMFLIISLLIMFGWMSMTYQLRTSTMKEKARDYVAAARVLGASTSRILFVHILPNLVAILVTLVPFSVSALILALASLDYLGFGLPDTYASWGRLLNDGLADLSASWVVTSAFSALVITLLLVTFIGEAVREAFDPKKFTTYK; encoded by the coding sequence ATGGTTAGAAAACTGGCATACCTTTTGGTCATTCTGGCGGTTCTTACTGCCGTGGGAGAGCTGTGCGGGCTGCTCCTGCCCACGTTAAGCTGGCCCTTCACCGTCTCACGGGAAATGAGCATGCTCAACATCGTCTGTACGGACCAGAACAACGGCGGCCTTCTGACGCCTCAGGGGAAATTCCTGTGGTTCGGCTGGGTTTGCGTGCTGGTCATGGGAGGCCTCGGGTTCTGGCTCATGCTGAAAGGCCCCCGGAGGTTCCATCCAACGCCGATCACCAGGCGCCGCATCCAGCGTTTTAAAAGCATCTCCCGCGGTTACGTATCCCTCCTCATTTTGCTTGTATTGACGCTATTGGCCTGTATGGACCAGTGCCTGGTGGGCAAGCGGGCCCTCCTTGTCGTTCAGGACGGATCCTGGTACTTTCCGGCCATGATGCGCAAAGTATACAAGGGTTCTACATTTGGCCAGACCGGAGATTTTGCGGATGCGGAAGCCAACTACCGCGAACTGAAAAAACAGGCAGGCCAGCCGGGAAAACCCTCCCTTGTCATCATGCCTCTGGTTCCATACGATCCCACGGGAGATTCCACCAACCCCGGTTCGGAAGCTTTGATGGTGAATGAAGACGGTCTCGTCTGCGAGGCCGGCGGCAAGCCGTATTCCGGTTTGGCCTCCCGTTTGCATAAGGATGAAGAAGCCCTTCCCCACATCAGCTACAAATTCCGCAAGGGAAAGAAAGTGGACCGGGCCACCGGCTGGCTGGAAGACAGAACGGAGGTGTACAGCGCCACGTATGAAAACAACAACATTGTGGCGGAACATTACAGCGGCCCCGGCACCAAAGAGGAATTCCTGAAACAGACGGATGAACATAAAATCAGCCGTATCTTCTACCACCCCTCCCCGCCCCTCAAGGGGGGCCACCTGCTTGGCACCAATACCCAGGGGGCGGACATTCTGGCTTATCTGTACGGCGGCCTCCAAGTAAATATGAAAGCCGCACTCTTCTACCTGCCTATCGTATATTTCATCGGCATCACCTTTGGAATGATGATGGGATACTTCGGCGGCATGTTTGACCTCGGCATGCAGCGCCTCATTGAAATCTTCTCCCAGGTTCCCTTCCTTTTCATCATCATGATTATTTCAGATATGGTTCCCCTTCATATGAAGGGCATGTTCCTGATTATCAGCCTTCTAATCATGTTCGGGTGGATGTCCATGACCTACCAGCTCAGAACCTCCACCATGAAGGAAAAAGCGCGCGACTACGTGGCGGCCGCCCGCGTGCTTGGGGCTTCCACCAGCCGTATTCTCTTCGTTCATATCCTGCCCAACCTAGTCGCCATTCTGGTCACTCTGGTTCCGTTCAGCGTTTCCGCCCTCATTCTGGCTCTGGCTTCCCTGGACTATCTGGGCTTCGGCCTTCCTGACACATACGCCAGCTGGGGGCGCCTGCTCAATGACGGACTGGCGGATCTTTCCGCCAGCTGGGTGGTTACCTCCGCCTTTTCCGCCCTGGTGATTACCCTCCTGCTCGTCACCTTTATCGGGGAGGCTGTCCGCGAAGCCTTTGACCCTAAAAAATTCACCACTTATAAATAA
- the alr gene encoding alanine racemase gives MSCTIPPRAWAQIDTNALRHNLNVVRRVMPDHRLMAIVKAEAYGHGLEGVVKALDGEDCAFFGVATVAEACRVRDAGAKTCPFILGPCFEGEREEIVQNGWRAALSSMEEAEHFNSLGALYGKTVHVHLGVDTGMGRSGFLPSELHGLTDKLKQFSYLDLEGVFSHLSAASDDISFTHGQISGFTEAVNELSQGHRYKFRHLCSSAAVFNYKVPCANMARLGRILYGYSPMPSPYNKELRPTMTLYSRITLIRTLPGNHGVSYNHCYITKGSTKVATIGIGYADGYLQYLSNQGARVYINGQYCPVLGRVTMDQIMVDVTYMDHVETGDLVEIMGPNVSWEELTRRANTIPSNVLTSISARVPRIYV, from the coding sequence ATGAGTTGCACAATCCCTCCCAGAGCATGGGCCCAGATTGATACCAATGCGTTGAGGCACAATTTAAACGTCGTCCGGCGCGTCATGCCGGATCACCGTCTGATGGCTATTGTGAAGGCGGAGGCTTATGGCCACGGTCTGGAAGGGGTGGTGAAGGCCCTGGATGGCGAAGATTGCGCTTTTTTCGGCGTTGCCACGGTGGCGGAGGCCTGCCGGGTGAGGGATGCCGGGGCAAAAACATGCCCGTTTATTCTCGGCCCCTGTTTTGAGGGGGAGCGGGAGGAAATCGTGCAGAACGGCTGGCGCGCCGCTCTTTCCAGCATGGAAGAGGCGGAGCATTTCAATTCCCTGGGCGCCCTTTACGGCAAAACCGTCCATGTCCATTTGGGCGTGGATACCGGCATGGGGCGCAGCGGTTTTTTACCGAGTGAATTGCACGGCCTGACGGACAAGCTCAAACAGTTCAGTTATCTGGATCTGGAGGGCGTGTTTTCCCATTTATCCGCAGCTTCCGATGATATTTCCTTCACCCACGGACAGATCAGCGGCTTTACGGAAGCCGTAAATGAACTTTCCCAAGGCCATCGGTACAAGTTCCGGCACCTGTGCAGCAGCGCCGCTGTGTTTAATTACAAGGTTCCCTGCGCCAATATGGCGAGGCTGGGCAGAATCCTGTACGGGTATTCCCCCATGCCGTCTCCCTATAATAAGGAGCTGCGGCCTACAATGACCCTGTACAGCCGCATTACTCTGATACGCACGCTGCCGGGAAATCACGGCGTTTCCTACAACCACTGCTATATAACGAAGGGGAGCACGAAGGTGGCCACTATCGGCATCGGTTATGCGGATGGCTATCTTCAATATCTGTCTAACCAGGGAGCGAGGGTGTATATCAATGGCCAGTACTGTCCGGTTTTGGGCCGTGTGACGATGGACCAGATCATGGTGGACGTTACTTACATGGACCATGTGGAGACCGGAGACCTGGTGGAAATCATGGGGCCTAATGTAAGCTGGGAGGAACTGACGCGCCGTGCCAATACCATCCCCAGCAATGTGCTGACCAGCATCAGCGCCCGCGTGCCCCGGATTTACGTGTAG
- a CDS encoding ABC transporter ATP-binding protein produces MSDPLLEIKNLVTGFETESGLLKAVDGVSFTVPKGTCVGIVGESGCGKSVTAMSIVRLLPQPMGKILDGQILFKGRDLVQAKETDMHGIRGRHIGVIFQEPMTALNPVHSIGRQIGESLMLHRGMNTREARDAAIQLLQRVRIPAPEQRVDEFPHQLSGGMRQRVVIAIALACHPELIIADEPTTALDVTVQAQILSLLKDLQAEMGSSSILITHDLGVIAQSCDSVVVMYAGRVVEKAPVRELFANPRHAYTKGLLASIPQLSSVRKTKLPTIPGQVASIADFVPGCRFCQRQGVPAEELTERPPLVEISPDHFVEACPRCANL; encoded by the coding sequence ATGAGCGATCCCCTGTTGGAAATCAAGAACCTGGTCACCGGCTTCGAAACGGAATCCGGCCTGTTGAAAGCGGTGGACGGCGTCAGCTTCACCGTCCCCAAAGGTACCTGCGTAGGCATCGTAGGGGAATCAGGCTGCGGCAAAAGCGTTACGGCCATGTCCATCGTCCGGCTGCTGCCCCAGCCCATGGGGAAAATTTTGGACGGGCAAATTCTGTTCAAGGGCCGCGACCTGGTTCAGGCAAAAGAGACGGACATGCACGGCATCCGCGGCCGCCATATCGGCGTCATTTTCCAGGAACCAATGACGGCGCTCAATCCCGTACACAGCATCGGCAGGCAAATTGGGGAATCCCTGATGCTCCACCGGGGAATGAACACCAGGGAAGCCCGGGACGCAGCCATCCAGCTCCTGCAGCGCGTTCGTATCCCCGCCCCGGAACAGCGTGTGGACGAATTTCCTCATCAGCTCTCCGGCGGCATGCGCCAGCGCGTCGTCATAGCCATTGCCCTGGCCTGCCATCCGGAACTCATCATTGCGGATGAACCTACTACGGCCCTGGATGTCACCGTTCAGGCTCAAATCCTGTCCCTGCTCAAAGACCTTCAGGCGGAAATGGGGTCATCCTCCATCCTCATTACACATGACCTGGGCGTCATCGCACAGAGCTGTGACTCCGTAGTCGTCATGTACGCTGGCCGCGTGGTGGAAAAGGCCCCTGTCCGGGAACTTTTTGCCAACCCCCGCCATGCTTACACCAAGGGACTGCTGGCCTCCATCCCTCAGCTAAGTTCCGTGCGGAAAACCAAACTGCCCACCATTCCCGGTCAGGTGGCCTCTATTGCGGATTTTGTTCCCGGATGCCGCTTCTGCCAAAGGCAGGGTGTGCCCGCGGAAGAACTCACGGAACGCCCTCCCCTCGTGGAAATATCCCCGGACCACTTCGTGGAAGCCTGCCCCCGTTGCGCCAACCTTTAA